The Aphis gossypii isolate Hap1 chromosome 3, ASM2018417v2, whole genome shotgun sequence genome includes a region encoding these proteins:
- the LOC114128980 gene encoding dynamin-1-like protein, with protein sequence MDSLIMVMNKLQDVFSAIGTKQKVDLPQIVVVGSQSSGKSSVLESLVGKSFLPRGTGIVTRAPLVLHLINPTENEIRDSNLRKSKDWATFLHKPDVIFTDFSKVREEIENRTEELTGGQKNITHTPIVLKIFCERLFNLSFVDLPGLTKVPVGGQPKDIEQQIKDLVLNFIKNPNSIILAVVTANTDPATSESLHIAKSVDPNGDRTLAVVTKIDIMDAGTDATELLSGEVIPVKLGIIGIINRSQKDINNEKTMEDSHKDESLFFNKVYPDIAHNHGSVVLGKKLEILLIEKIKETCPKLKTQLYEMNTEYGSKVKKLKEFTNNYDRSLLDLITMTTTSYRASLDGQANTNFKGLNGGATIAKYFKVNFNKEINDIDPMEGLSPEYIFTVINNASGTNMGVFMPTGAFNHLVKKQIKLLEFPSRACVIAVYDELMSNINKLDDDTISQLKKYPKFYDKVNEILVDSLSKYKTKTLEAVTKLIEYQRGYVNTEHIDFIEAVMKSDEYQELFVKQEKYNKLGKFEEQEFTDFPNLYRIEENSPSHNKENKPWVKNLSIKMRKTVEKLTTCAFIGFGDSEELILESRAGLLTLFMKCYFLVIKKIILDTVPKTIMYEMVNKIKENFQNDLISKIYKSKDQNTAELLLESKDIVDERIKAFNRFEASEKAIRLMKDIEQICLNSEE encoded by the coding sequence ATGGATTCTTTAATCATGGTAATGAATAAGTTACAAGACGTTTTTTCTGCAATTGGTACAAAACAAAAAGTGGACCTACCACAAATTGTTGTAGTAGGTTCACAAAGCTCTGGCAAGAGTAGTGTCTTAGAAAGCTTGGTgggtaaatcatttttaccaAGAGGTACTGGTATAGTGACACGAGCTCCTTTAGTCCTGCATCTAATAAATCCAACAGAAAATGAAATTAGGGATAGTAATTTGCGTAAATCAAAAGATTGGGCTACATTTCTGCATAAACCAGATGTcatttttactgattttagTAAAGTCAGAGAGGAAATTGAAAATCGAACCGAAGAACTTACAGGCggccaaaaaaatattactcatacacctattgtattgaaaatattttgtgaacgattatttaatttaagttttgttgATCTTCCGGGACTTACTAAAGTGCCTGTTGGTGGCCAGCCAAAAGATATTGAACAACAAATAAAGGATttggtgttaaattttataaaaaatccaaattcaataatattggcAGTAGTAACAGCAAATACTGATCCAGCAACTAGCGAGAGCTTACATATCGCCAAATCAGTAGATCCAAATGGTGACCGTACTCTAGCTGTTGTAACTAAAATCGACATAATGGATGCTGGAACTGACGCTACAGAGTTACTTTCTGGAGAAGTTATTCCAGTTAAACTTGGAATAATTGGTATTATCAACCGCTCACAAAAAGatataaacaatgaaaaaactaTGGAAGATTCTCATAAGGACGAAAgtctatttttcaataaagttTATCCTGATATAGCTCATAACCATGGATCGGTTGTGTTAGGTAAAAAACTTGAGATtctattaattgaaaaaataaaagaaacctGTCCTAAACTAAAAACTCAACTATATGAAATGAATACTGAGTATGGAAGTAAAGTCAAGAAATTGAAAGAATTTACCAACAACTATGATCGATCTTTGCTTGATTTGATCACGATGACTACAACTAGTTATAGAGCTAGTTTGGATGGCCAagctaatacaaattttaaaggtCTTAATGGAGGTGCTACCATTgctaaatatttcaaagtcaattttaataaagagaTTAATGACATTGATCCAATGGAAGGTTTATCTCCtgagtatatttttactgttatcaATAATGCATCTGGAACAAACATGGGTGTTTTTATGCCAACTGGTGCATTTAATCATTTGGtaaagaaacaaataaaattattggaatTTCCATCAAGAGCTTGTGTCATAGCTGTGTATGATGAGTTAAtgtcaaacataaataaacttGATGATGACACTATTTCTCAGTTAAAGAAATATCctaaattttatgataaagtgAACGAAATATTAGTAGATtctttatctaaatataaaacaaaaactttggAAGCagttactaaattaattgaatatcagAGAGGATACGTAAATACTGAACacattgattttattgaagCTGTGATGAAATCTGATGAATATCAGGAGCTTTTTgtaaaacaagaaaaatataataaactaggaAAATTCGAGGAACAAGAATTTACAGATTTTCCAAATCTCTATCGTATAGAAGAAAATTCACCCTcacataataaagaaaataaaccaTGGGTAAAGaacttatcaataaaaatgcgTAAGactgttgaaaaattaacaacatGTGCTTTTATCGGTTTTGGTGATTCAGAGGAATTAATATTAGAAAGTAGAGCAGGTTTACTcactttatttatgaaatgttaCTTTttggtgataaaaaaaataattctagacACTGTACCTAAGACAATTATGTATGAAatggtaaacaaaataaaagagaACTTTCAgaatgatttaatttctaaaatatacaaatcaaaaGATCAAAATACGGCAGAACTATTACTTGAATCTAAAGATATTGTAGATGAACGGATAAAAGCATTCAATCGTTTTGAAGCATCCGAGAAAGCCATCAGATTGATGAAGGATATTGAACAAATTTGTCTCAATTCTGAGGAATGA